From Vitis vinifera cultivar Pinot Noir 40024 chromosome 3, ASM3070453v1, the proteins below share one genomic window:
- the LOC100264053 gene encoding auxin-responsive protein SAUR67 yields the protein MKGKRISLPRTDLVLDADCCSTSAVADKGHFVVYNTDRRRFVIPLVYLSNEIFRELSQMSEEEFGVESEGPIILPCDSIFMDYAISIIQHGVAKDLERALIMSLTSHNCSSSAYFHQGESNEQLLLCAF from the coding sequence ATGAAGGGGAAGAGAATTTCTCTTCCAAGAACAGATTTGGTTTTGGATGCTGACTGTTGTAGTACATCAGCTGTGGCAGACAAGGGCCATTTTGTTGTGTACAACACTGATAGGAGACGCTTTGTGATTCCTTTGGTGTATCTCAGTAATGAGATCTTCAGAGAGCTTTCACAAATGTCTGAGGAGGAGTTTGGGGTAGAAAGTGAAGGCCCCATCATATTGCCATGTGATTCAATCTTCATGGACTATGCAATCTCAATCATCCAACACGGTGTAGCAAAAGATTTGGAGAGAGCTCTGATCATGTCTCTAACTTCACATAACTGCTCATCCTCGGCATACTTCCATCAAGGAGAGAGCAATGAGCAGTTACTACTATGTGCCTTTTAA